The Xenopus laevis strain J_2021 chromosome 7S, Xenopus_laevis_v10.1, whole genome shotgun sequence genome includes a window with the following:
- the c11orf53.S gene encoding uncharacterized protein C11orf53 isoform X1 codes for METVPSDFNKRIYQGVRVKHTVKDLLAEKRSSQTTSSRLNNSTSASQTPFVQMSSSPHLSGYYGVRRSFLDSDCYATKQYSNEFYHSSLGSKSLACDPTSIQSYPAILDPYYTDSMGDYRGTTISTGTSSLFSTSSLPPLVSHFSDPSHYSIRDSLEQTVPDTINQLDVLCSDTNQTVSSSISCLSPESGSAHYRGSIRGNSTQGTQSYPLHALDDVHYSSSYPATCTYAFSPFMTVANELTPKMVHHLSSEAHLESGSLQENSAWPKDDANSAWGAYELRRNY; via the exons TTCCAAGTGACTTCAATAAAAGAATTTACCAGGGAGTCCGGGTAAAACACACAGTTAAAGACCTTCTTGCAGAAAAAAGATCTAGCCAGACAACTAGTTCAAGGTTAAAT AACAGTACCAGCGCATCCCAGACTCCATTTGTCCAAATGTCAA GTTCTCCACACTTGTCTGGGTATTATGGAGTTAGAAGATCGTTCCTTGATTCTGATTGCTATGCTACAAAGCAGTACTCAAATGAATTTTACCATTCATCTCTGGGCTCAAAGTCATTAGCATGTGACCCAACCTCTATCCAAAGTTACCCGGCTATCCTAGATCCCTACTACACAGATTCTATGGGAGACTATCGAGGGACAACCATATCAACCGGCACCAGCTCGCTGTTTAGCACATCATCTCTGCCACCTCTTGTATCTCACTTCTCTGACCCCTCACATTATTCAATA AGGGACTCTTTGGAGCAAACTGTGCCTGACACAATTAACCAGTTGGATGTCCTGTGCTCTGACACTAATCAAACTGTTTCATCATCCATAAGTTGCCTGTCACCTGAATCGGGAAGTGCCCACTACAGGGGCTCAATAAGGGGAAATTCAACCCAAGGGACTCAGTCCTACCCCCTTCATGCGCTTGATGATGTACATTACTCATCCAGTTATCCAGCTACCTGCACTTATGCCTTCTCCCCATTCATGACAGTGGCCAATGAACTCACCCCAAAGATGGTTCATCACCTCTCTTCAGAGGCACATTTGGAGAGCGGATCCCTTCAGGAAAATTCTGCTTGGCCAAAGGATGATGCAAACTCAGCATGGGGAGCTTATGAACTCAGAAGAAATTACTGA
- the c11orf53.S gene encoding uncharacterized protein C11orf53 isoform X2, with the protein MSSSPHLSGYYGVRRSFLDSDCYATKQYSNEFYHSSLGSKSLACDPTSIQSYPAILDPYYTDSMGDYRGTTISTGTSSLFSTSSLPPLVSHFSDPSHYSIRDSLEQTVPDTINQLDVLCSDTNQTVSSSISCLSPESGSAHYRGSIRGNSTQGTQSYPLHALDDVHYSSSYPATCTYAFSPFMTVANELTPKMVHHLSSEAHLESGSLQENSAWPKDDANSAWGAYELRRNY; encoded by the exons ATGTCAA GTTCTCCACACTTGTCTGGGTATTATGGAGTTAGAAGATCGTTCCTTGATTCTGATTGCTATGCTACAAAGCAGTACTCAAATGAATTTTACCATTCATCTCTGGGCTCAAAGTCATTAGCATGTGACCCAACCTCTATCCAAAGTTACCCGGCTATCCTAGATCCCTACTACACAGATTCTATGGGAGACTATCGAGGGACAACCATATCAACCGGCACCAGCTCGCTGTTTAGCACATCATCTCTGCCACCTCTTGTATCTCACTTCTCTGACCCCTCACATTATTCAATA AGGGACTCTTTGGAGCAAACTGTGCCTGACACAATTAACCAGTTGGATGTCCTGTGCTCTGACACTAATCAAACTGTTTCATCATCCATAAGTTGCCTGTCACCTGAATCGGGAAGTGCCCACTACAGGGGCTCAATAAGGGGAAATTCAACCCAAGGGACTCAGTCCTACCCCCTTCATGCGCTTGATGATGTACATTACTCATCCAGTTATCCAGCTACCTGCACTTATGCCTTCTCCCCATTCATGACAGTGGCCAATGAACTCACCCCAAAGATGGTTCATCACCTCTCTTCAGAGGCACATTTGGAGAGCGGATCCCTTCAGGAAAATTCTGCTTGGCCAAAGGATGATGCAAACTCAGCATGGGGAGCTTATGAACTCAGAAGAAATTACTGA